The Burkholderia ambifaria AMMD genome contains the following window.
TGAAGGCGCGCGGCCTGACGATCCTGCTGATCGAGCACAAGCTCGAACTCGTGATGCGCGTGTCCGATCGCGTGATGGTGCTCGACAACGGCGTGAAGATCGCCGAAGGCGCGCCGCGCGACGTGCGGCACGACCCGCGCGTGATCGAGGCGTACCTCGGCCGCCGCCATGCGGGCGACGCGCCGGCCGACCGCACTACGCAGGCGGCCGCATGAGCGCACTTTCTTCGGAACCCGATACGACCATGACCGACGCGCTGCTGAAACTCGAACACCTCGACACGTTCTACGGGCCGGTGCAGGTGCACTTCGACGTGAACTTCGAGGTCGGCCGCGGGCAGATCGTCAGCCTGCTCGGCGGCAACGCAAGCGGCAAGTCGACGACGATGAAGCTGATCCTCGGGCTGATGCGCCCACGCCGCGGCGTCGTGCGTTTCGACGGCGACGACGTGACCGCGCTCGCGACGCCGCAGCGCGTGCGGCGCGGGATTGCGGCCGTGCCGGAGGCGCGGCGGCTGTTCGGCGACATGAGCGTGCGCGAGAACCTGCTGATGGGCGCGTACACGCGCGGCGATCGTGCTGCGGTGGCCGACGACTACGAGCGTGTGCTCGACCTGTTTCCGCGTGTGCGCGAACGGCTGACGCAGCGCGCGGGCACGCTGTCGGGCGGCGAGCAGCAGATGCTTGCGATGGCGCGTGCGCTGATGGCGCGGCCGAAGCTGATCTGCATGGACGAGCCGACGATGGGGCTGTCGCCGCTCTACGTCGACAAGGTGCTGGAACTGATCGACGCGATTAACAAGCAGGGCGTGACGGTGTTCATGGTCGAGCAGAACGCGAGCCTCGCGCTGGAGATCGCGCACTATGGGTACGTGCTGCAGACGGGGCGCGTCGTGCTCGAAGGGCCCGCGAAAACGCTGCTCGACGATGAGCGCGTGCGCGATGCGTATCTCGGTGGGGAGGCGGTGGCGGCGTAGACGGTGTAGGCGGCATAGCGCGTTTCATCGCCCGGCATTCGCCGAGTTCGCACCGCCGATCTTGCGTTGCAGCCTGCGCTCGGGCTCTGTCCGATGCAAGTGAACGGCGTAGGTATCCCAAGGGAGCTCGATATCCTGTGCCGAGAGCGCGGCCGCCTGAATCATCAGTCCGCCCGCTTCGCCGCGATGATAGCCGCCGTGCGTGACGACATGGGTCAGCATCTCTTCGCGCGTCATGTATCCGTTGTCGCCATCGGTAAACACAAAGGGAATCGATTCCGACAGCATGTCGGGTGTGGCGGCCTCCACATAGTCGAGATACCAGCGATCGAGCGTGGCGATTGCCGCGCGCAGCGCTTCCGGCTCCGGCGTGTCAGGCGTGTTGTCGGACACGAAGCCGTGACGCTCGCCGCTCAGGTGCGCGGCGAATATCCGGTTCACCACGAGGCAATGGTTCATCAGCCGCAGCGCGAGATGACGCGCCGGCGCATGCCGTACCGCGTCGAGCCCCGACATCGCTTTCAGCATTTCGTCATTGGCCCATGCCTGGTAGCGCAGCATGCGGGACAGGAGTGCGTTCGCGCTCATGATCGTTTCCTCGTCGGGTTCACCTAATATGTGAGTTTCGCCACCATTATTTTCAGTGGGAGCCCGCATGTCCACTCGCGTTTCCAGTGCAGCCGCCGTGATGCGCAAAGCCCCACGCCAGGCCCGTTCGCGTGCGACGGTGGACGTGATCGTCACGGCCGGGGCTCGCGTTCTGGACAAGCACGGGTGGGCCGGATTCACGACGAACGAGGTCGCGCAGGTCGCCGGTGTGAGCATCGGCTCCGTGTATCAGTATTTCCCGAACAAGCTCGCGTTGGTCGATGCGATCCGGCGTCGCCATTTCGACGACGTGCTTGCCGTGCTGCAGCGCGCGCATGATCGTCGGGCGAGCGCCGGGCGTCGGCTCGAAGGCCTGATCGGCGACCTGATCGCCGCGCATCGCGATTACCCTGCGCTGCACCGGGCGCTGCTCGATCTTCCCGATCCGGGCGGTGCGAAAGAAGCGTATGACGCGTTTCAGAAGGAATATCTGTGCAGGTATGCGCTGATCGTTGCCGCGTGTCGCGGGCGTGCGCCGGTCAAGGCCGATACGTTGACCGCACAGGTGCTGTCGTCCGCGCTCGAAGGCGTCGTGCACAACGCGGCCCGGCGCGGGTTGCTGGGGGATCCGAAACTGAAGCGCGAGCTCGTCAGGCTGGCCGGTGCTTACCTCGAAGATCACCGCGCGGCGACGGCGAATGCGCGTTCATGAGCCGCCCGGAAAAATCGTTACGGATACCGGAATTCACGGTAGATTGACGCTCTCCTGATTTCGAACACCACGGGGTTGCCGCGCCATGTTGACCTATTCCATCCAGAAAGTCGGCTACGACTTCAATCAGCTCGATCAGCAGGGCGCGACCGACTATGCGTCGTTCGTTCATGCGTTCGACGCGTTCCCTTGGGTGGCGCAGCACGTCGAATGGAACGAGACGCAGGACGGCCCGCTACCGGCGCTCGTGCTGCAGCATGCCGACGATCAGCGCGAGCTGTGGGTGACTGCGTTGACGGATGCGCATTCGGACGGCTTCCAGCTGAATGCCGTTGCCATGCGGATGAAGAAGGGGCTGTTCGGGATCGGCAAGGGGAAGCTGGAGCAGCAGGTCGACACGATCGACGTCGACTCGCGCGCGGACGTCGACACGTTGTGTCGTCTTTTCTGCGATCGTCAGTATGACGAGCTGGACCGGCTGGTCGCGCGGCACGCCGAGCGCAATCGCTTCGACGACGACCGCGACGATTGATCGCCTGCCGCGCATGAACCGGCGCAGGTTCGCCTGTTCATGCCTTTTCTGCTTCAGCCCCCGCCGCCCGCGGAAACGTCAACACCACCGCAAACCCGCCCGCCTCGGGAAACGCGAACCCCACGCGCCCGCCGTGCGCCTTCATCACTTCCTGCACGATCGCGAGCCCGAGCCCCGACCCGGTGCGGCGTTCGGTGCCGTCCGGCGCGATCCGCACGAACGGCTGCAGCGCTGCGTCCCAATGCTCGCGCGGGATCCCGCGCCCGTTGTCGGTGACGGTCAGCGTCACCGCATCGTCGCTGTTGCCCGCGGTAGCGACCGACACGACGATATCGTCCGCATGCCCATGCAGCAGCGCGTTGTGCAGCACGTTCGACAATGCCTCCTGCAGACTGATTGCATCGCCGTCGATCCACGCATGCGGCGCATCGCTCGCGAACGCGACGGCCACGTCGCGCTCGTCCGCGAGCGGAATCGTGCGGCCGAGCACGTCCTTCGCGAGCGCGACGAGTTCGACGGGTTGCAGCGGCACGACCTCGGTACGATGAATCACCATCGCATGATTGAGCAACTGCCCGGTGAGCCGCCCGACATCCGCGCTGGTCGCACGCAACGCATCGAGCCGCGCCGCATGACGCGCGGGATCGGCCTCGCCATCGAGCAGTTCGATCTGCGCGTCGAGCCGCGCGAGCGGCGTGCGCATCTGGTGCGCGGCGTCGGCGATGAAGCGCTGCATCGCGTTGATCCGCTCGGCGAGGCGGTGCATCAATCCGTTGATCGATCCGATGATCGCGTCGATCTCGCTCGGCGTATCGACGGCCACCGGCCGCAAGTCGGCCGGGTCGCGCGCGGCGATGATCGTGCCGATCTGCGCGAGCGGGCGCAGCCCGCGCCGGATCGCGAGGCCGCTCGCACCGATCGCGAGCACGCTCATCAGCAGGATCAGCGTCCACACCTTGATGCTCATGTCGTTGGTCAACTGCTGCCGCGCGTTGGTGGTTTGCGCAACCGTCACGAGCGCCCAGCCCGGCGTGCTTTCCTCGGGCATGTAGCGCGCGATGGTCGCGGTGCGAATCTGGTGCCCCTGATAGACGGCGTTGGCGAACGCGGGGCCCTGCTTCGCGGCGGCGAGCGTCGCGGAGCTCGCGAGATCGTTGTAGCCGGCCACCACGACGCCGCGCGAATCGACGACCTTGTAGTAGACGAGGTCGTAGCGGGACAGTGTCGACAGCGCGGCAACCGGCGGATTCAGCGCGAGCACACCGCCTTGCACGTACAGGTTCTCCGCGACCTGGATCGATGCGCCCGCAAGCAATTGGTCGTATGCGCGTTCGGCCGCGACGCCCGCGTAGTAGCGCGCGATCACCGCGAGGGCGAGCGCGCCGGTCGCGACGACGAGCGCGATGAACAGCAGCGTGCGCCCGAACAGCGTCTTGGGGAACCAGTCAATGCGCGGCAATCTGATACCCCATCCCGCGCGCGGTGCGGATCTCGACCGAGCTGCCTTGCAGCTTCCTGCGCACGCGCGTCACGTATTGCTCGACCGCGTTCGCGCTCGGCTCGTTGCCGAAGCTGAACAGCTGGTTCAGCAGTTCGTCCTTCGAGAAGATCCGCTGCGGACGGCTCGCGAGAATCTCGAGCAACGCGAACTCCTGGCGCGACAGCGACAGCGGCTGACCGTCGAGTTCCGCGAGGCGGCTGCTGCGGTCGATCACGAGGCCGCCGAGCGTCAGCACGTCGTTCGCGTGACCGCTGTTGCGGCGCAGCAGCGCCTGCACGCGCGCTTCGAGCTCGCGGTAGTCGAACGGCTTCACGAGATAGTCGTCGGCGCCGAAGCCGAGGCCGCTCACGCGATCGTCGATCGCCGAGCGCGCGGTGACGAGCAGCACCGGCGTCGTGCTGCCCGACGCGCGCAGGTTGCGCAGCACCGTGAAGCCGTCGAGTCCGGGCAGGTTCGCATCGAGCACGACGAGGTCGAAGCGCTCGACGCGCAGCAGGCTGTTCGCGGTCGAGCCGTCGGTTTCGAGATCGACGGCATGGCCGAGCCGCGTGAGGCGGCTGCGGATCGCCGCGCCGATTTCGGCATCGTCCTCCACGACGAGAATGCGCATGGTGCCGTTTGCAGGTAGAGGTTAGGGGTTTTCCCGGGGCCGGGATGTCAGCATTTTCTCAGACTCGCTCGATAACCTGTGTACAGCCGGAACAAGCGATGACGGCATTAATACCAGAGGAGACGGCAACATGCAGCATGTCACGGGCACGACGAAGGCGCGGCGCAATGCTCGGCGAGGTGTGACGCCGGCTGCCGCGTGGCCGCTTGTCGTGCGCCGCACGCAGGCGTGCGCATGACGACGTCGCCACGCCGCCGCGCGTTGCTCGCCGCTGGCCTCGGCGCGTTCGCCGCGCCGTCGCTGGTGCGCTCGAAGCCGCGCACGGTGCGGATCTCGAAAGGCTATGGCGTGCTGTACCTGCCGCTGCTCGTGATGGAGAAGCAGCGCCTGTTCGAGCGGCACGCGGCGCGCCGTGGCCTGCGCGACCTCGCGCTCGACTGGGTGCTGCTCGACGGCGGCAATTCCGTCAACGACGCGATGATGGCCGGCACGCTCGACTTCGCGGGCGCCGGCGCGCCGGGCTTCATCGAGCTGTGGGCGCGGGCGCGCGGGATTCCGAATGTCGAGGTGATCGGCATCAGCGGCTTGTCGACGACGTCGCTGTCGCTCAATGCGAACCGTCCGGGCCTCGCGTCGCTGCGCGACTTCACGCCGTCCGACCGGATCGCGGTGCCGGGCATTCGCACATCGCTGTCGGCGGTCGTGCTGCAGATGGTCGCGAGCCGGCAGCTCGGTGCGAAGCATTTCGCGCAACTCGATTCGATCACCGTGAACCTGCCGCATCCGCAGGCGATGCAGGCGCTGATCCGCCGCGAGAACGGCGTGACGGCGCACTTCACGTCGCCGCCGTTCTCGACGCTCGAATTGCGGCAGCCGGGCATTCATCGCGTCGTGAATTCGGTCGACGTGCTCGGCCCGATGACGCTCGACGTCGTGTTCGCGCCGAAGCGGCTCGTCGATGCGGAGCCTGCGCTGGCCGCGGCGTTTCTCGGCGCGCTCGACGAAGCGAACCGCCTGATCGTGCAGGATCCGCGCGCGGCGGCCGCGCTGTATGCGGCGTCGTCGGGTGTCGGCGTGTCGCACGACGACGTGATACGGATGCTCGCCGCGCCGGACACGCGGTTCTCGGTGTGGCCGAACCAGCTGATGGACTACGTCGAGTTCCTGTACCTCGCCGGCACGATCAAGGCAAAACCGCGCGCGTGGCACGAGATGTTCGCGCCGATGCTCGACGACTACCAGCCACGCTGAGCGCCGCCGGCCCACGATTTCATCGACCTGCACCGCGCCCGCGCGTTCGTCGCGCGGCGCCGATTCAACCGACAAGCAACCGATTCATGGAGGAGCCCTTAATGAATGCCACCGAAACCCTGGACCCCGCGTCCGCCGACGAGCAGCGCGTCATGTCGAAGATCGCGCGGCGCCTGCTGCCCATCCTCGTCGTGATGTTCCTGATCGCGTTCATCGACCGGCAGAACGTCGGCTTCGCGAAGCTGCAGATGGTGCACAGCCTCGGGATGACGGAAGCCGCGTTCGGGCTCGCGTCGTCGCTGTTCTTCATCGGCTACCTGCTGTTCGAGGTGCCGAGCACGCTCGCGCTGCATCGCTACGGCGCCCGCGTGTGGCTCGCGCGGATCATGCTGACGTGGGGCCTCATCACCGTGCTGATGGGCTTCACGACGTCGATGCCGGCGTTCTGCTCGCTGCGCTTCCTGCTCGGCATCGCCGAGGCCGGCTTCTATCCGGGCGTGATCTACTACCTGACGCTGTGGTTTCCGCAGAGCTACCGCGCGAAGGTGCTCGGCATCTTCACGCTCGGCAGCGCGCTCGCGAACATGCTTGGGTCGCTCGTCGGCGGCGTGCTGCTGAGCCTGAACGGCGTGTGGGGCCTCGCGGGCTGGCAGTGGGTGTTCGTGGCGACGGGCATCCCGGCCGTGATCGTCGCAATCGTGGTGTTCCGCGTGTTGCCGGCCTCGTTCCGCGAGGCGTCGTTCCTCGACGA
Protein-coding sequences here:
- a CDS encoding ABC transporter ATP-binding protein, coding for MSALSSEPDTTMTDALLKLEHLDTFYGPVQVHFDVNFEVGRGQIVSLLGGNASGKSTTMKLILGLMRPRRGVVRFDGDDVTALATPQRVRRGIAAVPEARRLFGDMSVRENLLMGAYTRGDRAAVADDYERVLDLFPRVRERLTQRAGTLSGGEQQMLAMARALMARPKLICMDEPTMGLSPLYVDKVLELIDAINKQGVTVFMVEQNASLALEIAHYGYVLQTGRVVLEGPAKTLLDDERVRDAYLGGEAVAA
- a CDS encoding DinB family protein, with product MTITSTVARERAWRGALRITAAALETRVDMRAPTENNGGETHILGEPDEETIMSANALLSRMLRYQAWANDEMLKAMSGLDAVRHAPARHLALRLMNHCLVVNRIFAAHLSGERHGFVSDNTPDTPEPEALRAAIATLDRWYLDYVEAATPDMLSESIPFVFTDGDNGYMTREEMLTHVVTHGGYHRGEAGGLMIQAAALSAQDIELPWDTYAVHLHRTEPERRLQRKIGGANSANAGR
- a CDS encoding TetR/AcrR family transcriptional regulator, which produces MSTRVSSAAAVMRKAPRQARSRATVDVIVTAGARVLDKHGWAGFTTNEVAQVAGVSIGSVYQYFPNKLALVDAIRRRHFDDVLAVLQRAHDRRASAGRRLEGLIGDLIAAHRDYPALHRALLDLPDPGGAKEAYDAFQKEYLCRYALIVAACRGRAPVKADTLTAQVLSSALEGVVHNAARRGLLGDPKLKRELVRLAGAYLEDHRAATANARS
- a CDS encoding sensor histidine kinase, with the translated sequence MPRIDWFPKTLFGRTLLFIALVVATGALALAVIARYYAGVAAERAYDQLLAGASIQVAENLYVQGGVLALNPPVAALSTLSRYDLVYYKVVDSRGVVVAGYNDLASSATLAAAKQGPAFANAVYQGHQIRTATIARYMPEESTPGWALVTVAQTTNARQQLTNDMSIKVWTLILLMSVLAIGASGLAIRRGLRPLAQIGTIIAARDPADLRPVAVDTPSEIDAIIGSINGLMHRLAERINAMQRFIADAAHQMRTPLARLDAQIELLDGEADPARHAARLDALRATSADVGRLTGQLLNHAMVIHRTEVVPLQPVELVALAKDVLGRTIPLADERDVAVAFASDAPHAWIDGDAISLQEALSNVLHNALLHGHADDIVVSVATAGNSDDAVTLTVTDNGRGIPREHWDAALQPFVRIAPDGTERRTGSGLGLAIVQEVMKAHGGRVGFAFPEAGGFAVVLTFPRAAGAEAEKA
- a CDS encoding response regulator transcription factor, with product MRILVVEDDAEIGAAIRSRLTRLGHAVDLETDGSTANSLLRVERFDLVVLDANLPGLDGFTVLRNLRASGSTTPVLLVTARSAIDDRVSGLGFGADDYLVKPFDYRELEARVQALLRRNSGHANDVLTLGGLVIDRSSRLAELDGQPLSLSRQEFALLEILASRPQRIFSKDELLNQLFSFGNEPSANAVEQYVTRVRRKLQGSSVEIRTARGMGYQIAAH
- a CDS encoding ABC transporter substrate-binding protein; this encodes MTTSPRRRALLAAGLGAFAAPSLVRSKPRTVRISKGYGVLYLPLLVMEKQRLFERHAARRGLRDLALDWVLLDGGNSVNDAMMAGTLDFAGAGAPGFIELWARARGIPNVEVIGISGLSTTSLSLNANRPGLASLRDFTPSDRIAVPGIRTSLSAVVLQMVASRQLGAKHFAQLDSITVNLPHPQAMQALIRRENGVTAHFTSPPFSTLELRQPGIHRVVNSVDVLGPMTLDVVFAPKRLVDAEPALAAAFLGALDEANRLIVQDPRAAAALYAASSGVGVSHDDVIRMLAAPDTRFSVWPNQLMDYVEFLYLAGTIKAKPRAWHEMFAPMLDDYQPR